A stretch of Coccidioides posadasii str. Silveira chromosome 2, complete sequence DNA encodes these proteins:
- a CDS encoding uncharacterized protein (EggNog:ENOG410PSVJ), translated as MPPRTRPIEKFAQAAAQCSTEVRDSPDLSLVSEVQRINFDPKATVYGKCVLADYNSITKDMCKKEFIKLKDCYLAAMKKLK; from the exons ATGCCTCCAAGAACGAGGCCGATTGAAAAGTTCGCCCAGGCCGCAGCGCAGTGCTCAACTGAGGTACGCGACTCCCCAGATCTCTCCCTTGTCTCTGAGGTCCAGCGAATTAATTTTGACCCGAAGGCCACTGTGTATGGGAAATGCGTTCTCGCCGACTATAACTCGATCACAAAAGATATGTGCAAGAAAGAGTTTATAAAGCTAAAGGACTGTTACTTG GCTGCGATGAAAAAGCTAAAGTAA
- a CDS encoding uncharacterized protein (EggNog:ENOG410PMNV~COG:S~BUSCO:965at33183) encodes MPPLPVNHQITPAEQLALSDQDVHLLYQIVTRAERHPGVDRHTFRALFREYHAVLSENGIEPELDQICLRFLFLLGKHLRGESLYTRFESLLLHMGIQISTDPTIHGNGLSYIEPESKMEADFEPYEPQQLPNGTSVHKRRQRRASFNSMYDAPTETTHHSIPRPPSRSSVSRLNLETGGVAAQPRRRRVSLSGAEDINSFYPNSELPRVNGSHNAHPEQYLPGDAGHRFTEYEQLAYHQQRVPDYDEEFAVESDISDHHIPKAPLPSELFYHPSLTSLLQDASVFNWYRERKIARHLLIQWLEQTRQRQQFVEAMLQVAVNRDRGTLLRQAFDEWRSGLEQKRREANTERFFKHLEARAVRARDLYLLTKAFTHWAKVTSDEIEKTNAARRHILGIKYFNAWKEVTAVNELKIQRLTVKRPFVSWSSRLEQIQKNEAIADQFYHASLIKRTYWRWFWSFCYRRAPQRAEQRLKKRSLISWLRAFRTHRERDNEIDFKRKHELLHSALQIWSLKARSVAAAQQSADNWRLDRLVRDSFIEWRIQHNLGAATARVTKMINTRIVRFSFDIWTYKAYMERLARDSDRQRVMYNAWTIWNDKLRCRALSMRIDARIMIQALYKWVLMERLRFMSRVRERRLKSTMLTKLMDNSSVLYTELLRREGELRDHRKRDLSQTIFHHWREKLALQRQRERIALAFYAPRVEHEALIHWNSRRDHLVKLETWAKNARYFFLTTTSLKRWRAIAQQASKKRKQDAYAAIRRRVKINLVSEALATWRSRLSAAADLDSRATEVYQQKLSKKAADHFDRWHSETMSRLKQISDADVFYNRQLTYNHLSHWVGFCRSYQAQEEKAARFLEIHVSSVALAHLKKLSLRVFQIRTDYEKADAANDRILRKHLRNMLYHWSQRARGPGTIRQNATRHVTTPAPHYGSQFYDGADDWHNPESTLRISDLGPDADLTSHTPATPGYLASPSKRAARARSLYEISTTPATPAITPFAVRLMAAREAPRSLPGRKILYARSPLATSVRFAIDEESEPESPTEGRSTNSRKPS; translated from the exons ATGCCTCCACTTCCCGTAAACCACCAAATTACACCAGCTGAGCAACTGGCTCTCAGCGACCAAG ATGTCCATCTCCTCTATCAAATTGTCACGCGAGCCGAGCGGCACCCCGGCGTGGACAGACATACGTTTCGAGCCCTCTTCCGCGAATACCATGCGGTACTATCGGAAAATGGGATTGAACCGGAGCTCGATCAGATATGCCTCCGGTTCCTCTTCCTGCTGGGCAAACACTTGCGCGGCGAGAGCCTGTACACACGATTCGAATCGCTTCTACTTCACATGGGGATCCAAATTTCTACTGATCCGACGATTCATGGAAACGGACTATCATACATCGAGCCTGAGAGCAAGATGGAGGCCGATTTTGAACCGTACGAACCACAGCAGCTGCCAAATGGCACAAGTGTCCACAAGAGAAGGCAGAGGAGAGCCTCTTTCAATTCGATGTACGATGCCCCGACGGAAACAACTCACCACAGCATCCCTAGACCACCATCTCGTTCATCGGTGTCGAGGTTGAATCTAGAAACTGGCGGGGTTGCTGCACAGCCACGCAGAAGAAGGGTATCGCTAAGTGGAGCTGAAGACATAAATTCATTTTATCCAAATTCCGAACTACCCAGGGTCAACGGATCTCACAACGCGCATCCTGAACAATATCTGCCAGGGGATGCCGGACATCGCTTTACTGAGTACGAACAACTTGCATATCATCAGCAACGAGTGCCGGATTATGACGAGGAGTTTGCGGTTGAGTCCGATATCTCCGACCATCATATCCCCAAAGCTCCACTACCTTCGGAGTTGTTTTATCATCCTTCGCTCACCAGTTTGCTTCAGGATGCATCTGTGTTCAATTGGTACCGTGAAAGAAAAATCGCGCGACATCTGCTCATACAATGGCTAGAGCAAACAAGGCAAAGACAGCAGTTTGTTGAAGCAATGCTTCAGGTTGCTGTAAATCGAGATCGGGGAACCCTCCTTCGTCAAGCCTTCGATGAATGGCGGTCGGGTTTAGAGCAGAAACGTCGAGAAGCTAACACAGAGCGCTTTTTTAAACACCTGGAAGCGCGTGCTGTGCGGGCCCGAGATCTATACTTATTGACCAAAGCATTTACTCATTGGGCAAAGGTTACTTCCGATGAGATCGAGAAAACTAACGCTGCGCGTCGACATATCCTTGGTATTAAATACTTCAATGCCTGGAAGGAAGTGACTGCGGTGAATGAGCTTAAGATTCAGCGCCTGACTGTGAAAAGGCCATTTGTCTCCTGGAGCTCAAGGCTTGAGCAAATCCAAAAGAACGAAGCTATTGCCGATCAATTTTATCATGCAAGTTTGATTAAGCGGACGTATTGGCGCTGGTTTTGGTCGTTTTGTTACCGGCGGGCACCACAACGGGCCGAGCAGCGCTTAAAAAAGCGATCACTAATATCTTGGCTTCGGGCGTTCAGAACCCATAGAGAACGCGACAACGAGATAGACTTCAAACGTAAGCACGAGCTGCTTCATTCAGCTTTACAAATATGGTCATTGAAGGCTCGTTCCGTTGCCGCAGCTCAGCAAAGTGCGGACAATTGGCGTCTGGATCGTCTCGTGAGAGACAGTTTCATCGAATGGCGTATCCAGCACAACCTTGGAGCAGCCACCGCTCGGGTGACCAAGATGATAAATACGAGAATTGTGCGTTTTTCATTTGATATATGGACCTACAAAGCCTATATGGAGCGGCTCGCACGAGATTCGGACCGCCAAAGAGTCATGTACAATGCTTGGACGATCTGGAACGATAAATTGCGCTGTCGCGCCCTATCCATGCGTATTGATGCGCGTATAATGATCCAAGCGCTTTATAAATGGGTTCTGATGGAACGACTTCGGTTTATGTCTCGGGTTAGGGAGCGGCGACTGAAAAGTACGATGTTAACGAAATTAATGGATAATTCTAGTGTTTTGTATACGGAACTTTTACGACGAGAAGGCGAATTGCGCGATCATCGAAAGAGGGATCTTTCCCAGACCATATTTCACCATTGGCGGGAGAAACTTGCCCTACAAAGACAGCGAGAGCGTATTGCGTTGGCTTTTTATGCGCCTCGTGTGGAGCATGAGGCCTTAATCCACTGGAATAGCCGTCGGGATCATCTTGTCAAATTGGAAACTTGGGCCAAGAACGCCCgctatttctttttgacgACAACATCCCTCAAGCGATGGCGGGCAATTGCACAGCAGGCGTCTAAGAAGAGGAAACAAGACGCCTACGCAGCAATCAGACGAAGGGTGAAAATTAATTTGGTCTCAGAGGCGCTCGCTACTTGGCGATCACGTCTTAGTGCTGCTGCGGATTTGGACTCGCGAGCAACGGAGGTCTACCAACAAAAGCTCTCCAAGAAGGCAGCTGATCATTTCGATCGATGGCATTCAGAGACAATGAGCCGCCTAAAACAGATATCCGACGCAGATGTGTTCTATAATCGCCAGCTGACATACAACCACTTAAGTCACTGGGTTGGATTTTGTCGATCATACCAGgctcaagaagaaaaggccGCTCGATTTTTGGAGATACATGTCTCGTCCGTAGCGCTTGCGCATCTCAAAAAGCTTAGCCTGCGAGTATTCCAGATCAGGACAGATTATGAAAAGGCTGACGCAGCAAACGATCGCATTCTGCGAAAACACCTTCGGAATATGTTGTACCATTGGAGTCAGAGAGCAAGGGGTCCGGGTACAATCAGGCAAAATGCCACACGACATGTCACCACTCCCGCCCCCCATTACGGCTCTCAATTCTATGATGGAGCGGATGATTGGCACAACCCTGAGTCAACGCTTCGAATAAGTGATCTGGGTCCAGACGCTGATCTCACATCACACACACCGGCGACACCAGGGTACCTGGCTAGCCCATCGAAACGAGCCGCGCGAGCACGGTCTTTGTATGAGATATCAACTACGCCGGCGACACCTGCGATAACTCCGTTCGCTGTCAGATTGATGGCAGCAAGGGAAGCTCCACGTTCGCTTCCTGGACGGAAGATTCTCTACGCACGGAGCCCACTGGCAACGAGCGTGCGTTTTGCAATCGATGAAGAGTCAGAGCCAGAGTCTCCCACTGAAGGCAGATCAACGAACAGCCGCAAACCGAGCTGA